A window of the Microscilla marina ATCC 23134 genome harbors these coding sequences:
- a CDS encoding IPT/TIG domain-containing protein — protein sequence MRNRYTTIGKILLTFAVFISSFQLATAQQEPGKKGYQKVKDDPNGRLKYETNMLKDPRTGKIPEGIHRKELEYVYSPKAKLQQQYNKGNKYAKSTTALPGTAKWQKRGPYNVGGRTRALAIDINNENLILAGGVSGGMWRSDDRGASWTKVTGASQHHSVTAVAQDPQNPNTWYYATGEGRGNSASASFSAIYAGSGVYKSTDNGLTWVQLASTASLETENDNPFRIAWNIKVHPTTGDVYLATGRAYSTSTGAIWRSTDGGTTWNKVIDGGNAVYTDIEIAANGLMYATIASSSTTAFKGIYRSTNGTDWTDITPASMPVSYARVVLDIAASNTNVAYFFAATPGAGVSGHSFFKYTYTAGVGNGDGTTGNGGAWENRSSNLPAYGGNVGNLAQANYNQFVRVKLDDENVVFIGSTNLYRSLDAFATDTQNAWVGGYSTLNNVSTYPNHHPDNHALAFFPSDPTKMISGHDGGVSYTDDNLATNPTHPVAWTSLNNGYYTTQIYGMHIDPETAGDNRLIIGLQDNGKWTVNDKSSTAIWGEEVGGGDGAFVAITPGKDTRYTSTQFGKVARVEGADPQNPTAAVHVFPAGASGQLFVHPFALDPSDYKIMYYPGGGNLWRHNDVESINSGWNFGGTADPGWTNLTNAAVPGSITAVAASKANPSYRVYYGTSTGSVYRLDSANTGNPVAVQVLAGQGGYLSCVAIDPTNADRVFAVFSNYGIQSIFYSADGGANWTDVGGNLEENPDGSGNGPSVRWLDIHVNSSGTTTYYAGTSTGLYATNAISSATNWVQEGANTIGNTVVTRVRSRGIDGLVAVGTHGTGVYSANVGQSDNVAIAYFSPMIGEPGEQVTINGIRFDANAANNTVKINGMVANVVSASANNLVVTVPNGATSGKITVEVNGQTATSAKDFTVILPIAKYPYTESFEEGTSNWKLAVDGNDFNWAVGQGSTPSSETGPNKASEGLYYMYVESSDPNYPEKKAALQSRSFDLTSLSEPTLVFAYHMLGDTTMGTLQVEVTADGVTWDSTWSATGNQGEQWKTAVLDLSAYKSANTRIRFVGTTVDGWKSDMAIDALTITEKGAPAITGFTPLSGFEGQVVTVSGVNFGTTTATNLVTFNGTAAQLTAATDSLLTTSLPATATTGKISVTVAGQTAVSMSNFNVIEVINTFPYKESFEDAALGNWEQSFDDDLNWDRNQGGTPSFNTGPGQASDGAYYMYVEASGDGYPSKNALLSSPPVNARTLTSPTLTFDYHMYGANMGSLVLEISKDNGATWSPIWSKSGDQGDVWKTDSVSLKAHKYATMMFRFSGTTGATWLSDMSIDNINIKEGFVTELPIADFKVSRTEIWEGESLKFNNESQNAVTYLWKISGGEAATSTEKSPTVKYNKAGSYHTILIAYNSLGQTSVKTVAITVKARPKLPIADFKVSNTTIYEGEGLKFNNESRHASRYEWKFSGGNITSSTETSPYISYNKAGTYHATLIAYNANNQSDSKILEIKVVKRGASNVTGSVVDVKIYSNTGALMRTTRIAEDAQPTESLKGLQKGLYFVHVYTAQGVKKYQIVKQD from the coding sequence ATGAGAAATCGATATACTACGATTGGTAAAATTTTGCTAACATTTGCTGTTTTTATCAGTAGTTTTCAATTAGCTACTGCCCAGCAAGAACCTGGAAAAAAAGGTTATCAGAAAGTAAAGGATGATCCTAACGGGAGACTGAAGTACGAAACAAATATGTTGAAAGACCCTCGTACGGGCAAAATTCCTGAAGGCATTCACCGAAAGGAACTAGAGTATGTATACTCTCCTAAAGCCAAATTGCAACAACAGTATAACAAAGGTAACAAGTACGCAAAAAGTACTACTGCTCTTCCTGGTACTGCAAAGTGGCAAAAACGCGGTCCTTACAATGTAGGTGGTCGTACACGTGCTTTAGCCATTGACATCAACAACGAAAATCTTATTTTGGCTGGTGGTGTGTCAGGCGGGATGTGGCGCTCAGACGACAGAGGCGCAAGCTGGACAAAGGTAACAGGTGCGTCGCAACACCACAGTGTGACTGCCGTAGCTCAAGATCCTCAAAATCCAAATACCTGGTATTATGCCACAGGTGAGGGTAGAGGTAACTCTGCCAGTGCTTCTTTTTCTGCAATTTATGCAGGTAGCGGAGTTTACAAGTCTACTGACAATGGTTTAACCTGGGTTCAGTTGGCAAGTACTGCTTCTTTGGAAACAGAAAATGACAACCCTTTCCGTATTGCCTGGAACATTAAAGTACACCCTACTACTGGTGATGTTTATTTAGCTACTGGACGTGCCTACAGCACAAGTACAGGTGCTATCTGGCGCTCAACTGATGGTGGTACTACCTGGAACAAAGTAATAGACGGTGGTAACGCAGTATATACTGATATAGAAATTGCAGCTAATGGTTTAATGTATGCTACCATTGCTAGTTCTTCTACTACTGCTTTCAAAGGTATTTACCGTTCTACCAATGGCACCGACTGGACAGACATTACTCCTGCTAGCATGCCTGTTTCTTATGCACGTGTAGTATTGGATATTGCTGCTTCTAACACAAATGTAGCCTACTTCTTTGCTGCTACACCTGGAGCTGGAGTAAGTGGCCATAGCTTTTTTAAATATACTTATACTGCGGGTGTAGGTAATGGTGATGGAACTACTGGTAACGGTGGTGCCTGGGAAAACCGCTCAAGCAACCTACCTGCCTATGGTGGAAACGTTGGTAACCTTGCCCAAGCTAACTACAACCAGTTTGTAAGAGTAAAGCTTGATGACGAAAACGTAGTATTTATAGGTAGTACTAACTTGTACCGCTCGCTTGATGCATTTGCTACTGATACTCAAAACGCTTGGGTAGGTGGTTATTCTACGCTCAACAACGTAAGTACTTACCCAAATCATCACCCTGATAACCACGCCTTGGCATTTTTCCCTTCTGATCCTACAAAAATGATTAGTGGACACGATGGAGGAGTAAGCTATACAGATGATAACCTGGCAACAAATCCTACACACCCAGTGGCTTGGACTTCTTTGAACAACGGTTATTATACTACCCAAATTTATGGTATGCACATTGACCCTGAAACTGCTGGTGACAATCGTTTGATCATTGGTTTGCAAGACAATGGTAAGTGGACAGTAAATGACAAGTCTTCTACGGCTATATGGGGCGAAGAAGTTGGTGGTGGTGATGGTGCCTTTGTTGCAATTACCCCAGGTAAAGACACAAGGTATACCAGTACTCAGTTTGGTAAAGTAGCTCGTGTAGAAGGTGCTGATCCTCAGAACCCTACAGCTGCTGTACACGTATTCCCAGCGGGTGCATCAGGTCAATTGTTTGTGCATCCTTTCGCACTTGATCCAAGTGATTATAAAATTATGTATTACCCAGGTGGTGGCAATTTATGGAGACATAACGATGTTGAGAGCATCAATTCAGGTTGGAACTTTGGCGGAACAGCTGATCCGGGATGGACTAATCTTACCAATGCTGCTGTTCCAGGGTCTATTACTGCTGTTGCTGCATCAAAAGCCAACCCTAGCTATAGAGTATATTATGGTACCTCAACAGGTAGTGTGTATCGTTTAGACAGTGCAAATACAGGTAACCCTGTGGCTGTACAAGTTTTGGCAGGTCAGGGTGGTTATTTAAGTTGTGTGGCTATTGACCCAACCAATGCTGACCGAGTGTTTGCTGTATTTAGTAACTACGGTATTCAGAGTATTTTTTACTCTGCCGATGGAGGTGCTAACTGGACAGATGTAGGGGGTAACCTAGAAGAAAACCCTGATGGTTCTGGTAATGGTCCTTCGGTTAGATGGTTAGACATACACGTAAACAGCTCTGGTACTACTACTTATTACGCAGGTACCAGTACAGGACTATATGCTACAAATGCAATCTCTAGTGCTACTAACTGGGTACAAGAAGGTGCCAACACCATTGGTAACACAGTTGTAACAAGAGTTCGTTCAAGAGGTATTGATGGTTTGGTAGCAGTTGGAACGCACGGAACTGGTGTGTATAGTGCCAATGTAGGTCAAAGCGACAATGTAGCAATCGCTTATTTTAGCCCAATGATTGGTGAGCCAGGCGAGCAGGTAACAATCAACGGTATTCGTTTTGATGCCAATGCAGCTAACAATACTGTGAAAATTAACGGTATGGTTGCCAATGTGGTGTCGGCTTCTGCCAATAACTTAGTAGTAACTGTGCCTAATGGAGCTACTTCAGGTAAAATTACCGTAGAGGTAAATGGACAAACTGCTACCAGTGCCAAAGACTTTACAGTAATTTTACCAATTGCTAAATATCCTTATACTGAAAGTTTTGAAGAAGGTACAAGCAATTGGAAGCTGGCTGTAGATGGAAACGATTTCAACTGGGCAGTTGGTCAGGGCAGCACTCCTTCATCAGAAACAGGACCAAACAAAGCAAGCGAAGGTTTGTACTATATGTATGTAGAGTCTAGTGACCCTAATTATCCAGAAAAAAAGGCAGCTTTACAAAGTCGTTCTTTTGACTTGACCAGTTTGAGTGAGCCTACCCTTGTTTTTGCCTACCACATGTTAGGTGACACTACTATGGGAACTCTTCAGGTAGAAGTAACTGCCGATGGGGTGACTTGGGACAGCACCTGGTCTGCAACAGGTAATCAAGGTGAGCAATGGAAAACAGCTGTACTTGATTTATCTGCTTATAAATCAGCAAATACTAGAATACGTTTTGTAGGAACTACCGTAGATGGCTGGAAAAGCGACATGGCCATTGATGCACTTACCATTACTGAAAAAGGTGCTCCTGCTATTACAGGTTTTACTCCTTTGAGCGGTTTCGAAGGACAAGTAGTGACTGTAAGTGGAGTAAACTTTGGTACTACTACTGCCACTAATTTGGTAACGTTTAACGGTACAGCTGCACAACTGACTGCTGCGACTGATTCATTGCTTACTACTAGTCTTCCTGCAACTGCTACTACTGGTAAAATTTCGGTAACTGTAGCTGGGCAAACTGCTGTAAGTATGAGTAACTTTAACGTGATTGAAGTAATCAATACTTTTCCTTATAAAGAAAGCTTTGAAGATGCCGCATTGGGTAACTGGGAACAATCATTTGATGATGACTTGAACTGGGATCGTAACCAAGGAGGAACTCCTTCATTTAACACAGGACCAGGTCAGGCTTCAGATGGAGCTTATTATATGTATGTAGAGGCAAGTGGTGATGGGTATCCAAGCAAAAATGCTCTATTGTCAAGCCCACCAGTAAATGCTCGTACGCTTACAAGTCCTACGCTTACTTTCGATTACCACATGTATGGTGCAAATATGGGTAGCCTTGTATTAGAAATCAGTAAAGACAACGGTGCTACCTGGAGTCCAATCTGGTCTAAGTCAGGTGACCAAGGTGATGTTTGGAAAACTGACTCTGTAAGCTTAAAAGCACACAAGTATGCTACTATGATGTTCCGTTTTTCAGGTACTACTGGTGCTACTTGGTTAAGTGATATGTCTATTGACAATATCAACATCAAAGAAGGTTTTGTAACCGAGTTGCCTATTGCTGACTTTAAAGTAAGCCGTACCGAAATTTGGGAAGGTGAAAGCTTAAAATTCAACAACGAGTCGCAAAATGCGGTAACTTATTTGTGGAAAATTTCAGGTGGCGAAGCAGCGACCAGTACTGAAAAGAGCCCCACCGTAAAATATAACAAGGCAGGTTCTTATCATACTATCTTGATTGCTTATAACTCGCTTGGGCAAACTTCGGTAAAAACTGTAGCTATTACTGTAAAGGCTCGTCCAAAACTACCTATTGCCGACTTTAAAGTAAGCAATACTACTATTTATGAAGGCGAAGGCTTGAAGTTTAACAACGAGTCTAGACACGCCAGCCGTTACGAGTGGAAGTTCTCAGGTGGTAATATTACCAGCAGCACTGAAACAAGTCCTTATATCTCTTATAACAAAGCGGGTACTTACCACGCAACCTTGATTGCCTACAATGCAAACAATCAAAGTGATTCTAAAATTTTAGAGATTAAAGTAGTGAAAAGAGGTGCTTCTAATGTAACAGGTTCAGTAGTAGACGTAAAAATCTACAGCAACACTGGGGCATTGATGAGAACAACCAGAATTGCTGAGGATGCTCAACCTACTGAAAGCTTAAAAGGCTTACAAAAAGGCTTGTATTTTGTACACGTGTACACTGCACAAGGAGTTAAAAAATACCAAATAGTGAAACAAGACTAG
- a CDS encoding RNA polymerase sigma factor → MTPEKQRAFTEAYAACQDRFTRYCAALAYGKMEADDLVQDVLLSTYERFEQIRQKDQLIHYLIRAARNRSVSHWRKARYQTELQEKHTRKLFANGVTPEVSLDVQLMYQKLDQLPDNQRDALILFDICGFSIREIADIQHTGINTVKSYLSRGRKKLRYLMREKPVRRGWWGMLWGLFEGNNERVFISKSYFFQTKSLMIYSLSTLTTIGAFVLVAPINPTPKNKQVPAKAVMSQALIKPLTAGVFKVKAINHKVDTPLIQKKGHSLFTKQIKSKPRNLFDIQTIKGLAVKQSPVSQGLFGTGLPTSPLLVNTKPSSSLPNNCDSLKFTGSINKFKRELLRNLRKDRLIKSKKAKNRLALKDGKMVINKKVIPYKLHRKYLQLLQKYGVQLCDQRVVQTTSKYIAIGHVTDGKCKGIFHMSGKVNINNLKDEDEDH, encoded by the coding sequence ATGACTCCTGAAAAACAACGTGCTTTTACTGAGGCTTACGCTGCTTGCCAAGATAGATTTACCCGTTATTGTGCTGCTTTGGCTTATGGCAAAATGGAGGCTGACGATTTGGTGCAAGATGTGTTACTATCTACTTATGAACGCTTTGAGCAAATCAGGCAAAAAGATCAGTTAATTCATTACCTGATTAGGGCAGCCCGCAACCGCTCGGTGAGCCATTGGCGTAAAGCCCGCTACCAAACGGAATTGCAGGAAAAACACACCCGAAAGCTGTTTGCCAATGGTGTGACTCCAGAAGTGTCTCTGGATGTACAACTGATGTATCAAAAGCTAGATCAATTGCCCGACAATCAACGTGATGCCCTTATTTTATTTGATATTTGTGGTTTTAGTATTCGAGAGATTGCTGACATTCAACATACAGGTATCAATACAGTAAAGAGCTACTTGAGCAGGGGAAGAAAAAAACTGCGTTACCTGATGCGCGAAAAGCCAGTACGCCGAGGTTGGTGGGGAATGTTATGGGGCTTGTTTGAGGGAAATAATGAACGTGTTTTCATTTCTAAATCGTATTTTTTTCAAACAAAATCACTCATGATATATTCATTAAGTACCCTTACCACCATTGGAGCCTTTGTATTAGTTGCTCCGATAAATCCTACCCCAAAAAACAAACAAGTACCTGCCAAAGCCGTGATGAGTCAGGCATTGATTAAACCCCTGACCGCTGGTGTGTTTAAAGTAAAAGCTATCAATCATAAGGTAGACACACCTTTAATTCAGAAAAAAGGGCATTCCTTGTTTACAAAACAAATCAAAAGTAAACCACGCAACTTGTTTGACATACAAACAATAAAAGGCTTGGCAGTAAAACAATCTCCAGTTTCACAAGGGCTGTTTGGCACTGGCTTACCTACCTCTCCTTTGTTGGTCAACACCAAGCCTTCTTCGTCTTTACCAAACAACTGCGACTCACTTAAGTTTACTGGTAGTATCAATAAGTTTAAAAGAGAGTTATTGCGTAACCTGCGTAAGGATCGTTTGATTAAATCAAAAAAAGCTAAAAACCGATTGGCTCTTAAGGATGGCAAAATGGTGATCAATAAAAAAGTAATTCCTTACAAGCTTCACCGCAAATACCTGCAACTATTGCAAAAGTACGGTGTTCAGCTTTGTGACCAACGGGTTGTTCAGACTACCTCTAAGTATATTGCTATAGGGCATGTAACAGATGGCAAATGTAAAGGTATCTTTCATATGAGTGGGAAAGTTAATATTAACAATTTAAAAGATGAAGATGAGGATCATTAG
- a CDS encoding penicillin-binding transpeptidase domain-containing protein, with amino-acid sequence MIRLLLSILCVPFLAVGQADLQKPFKECSIKGSITLYDYQTKKWTFSNQTDAMTPTLPASTFKVVNTLIALETGVIKDENELVKWHGKTDTARYGYRPSIYRDLSLKQAFKMSAGWVYVVLSARIGKKRYRHYLSQCKYGNIDLSQPGDDFWNFGKFAISPKNQIEILKGVYEETLPFSKRSFRMLKKIMVAEQSKDYVIRAKTGWTRDGGKDTGWWIGYIEKGKGNSTQVYFFATRLIKSRADKNKNFGKCRKTITRKVLKQMGIL; translated from the coding sequence ATGATCAGATTATTACTGAGTATTTTATGTGTGCCCTTCTTGGCTGTGGGACAGGCTGACTTGCAAAAACCTTTTAAAGAGTGTAGCATCAAGGGTAGCATTACGCTATATGACTATCAGACAAAAAAGTGGACGTTTAGCAACCAAACCGATGCAATGACACCCACCTTGCCTGCTTCTACCTTTAAGGTGGTCAATACCTTGATAGCTCTGGAGACAGGTGTGATAAAAGACGAAAACGAATTGGTGAAATGGCACGGTAAAACCGATACGGCACGCTATGGTTACCGCCCAAGTATTTATCGTGACTTGTCGCTCAAACAAGCCTTTAAGATGTCAGCGGGTTGGGTATATGTAGTGTTGTCAGCCAGAATTGGTAAAAAGCGATACAGGCATTACTTGTCGCAATGTAAATACGGAAATATAGATTTATCACAGCCAGGTGACGACTTCTGGAACTTTGGTAAGTTTGCCATTTCGCCCAAAAACCAAATTGAAATACTGAAAGGAGTATACGAAGAAACACTGCCTTTTTCGAAACGTTCTTTCCGTATGTTGAAAAAAATAATGGTAGCAGAACAAAGTAAAGACTATGTAATAAGGGCTAAAACCGGGTGGACAAGAGATGGTGGTAAAGATACTGGTTGGTGGATAGGCTATATAGAAAAAGGCAAGGGTAACTCAACACAAGTTTATTTTTTTGCTACCCGATTGATAAAAAGCCGGGCAGATAAAAACAAGAATTTTGGTAAGTGCCGCAAAACAATCACCCGAAAGGTACTGAAACAAATGGGCATATTGTAA
- the trpB gene encoding tryptophan synthase subunit beta: MNYQVDTRGYYGDFGGAFIPEILYPNIEELKAKYLDIMQSPDFLAEFDSLLKDYVGRPTPLYFAKRMSEKYQTKVYLKREDLNHTGAHKINNTIGQILLAKRLGKQKIIAETGAGQHGVATATVCALMDIECIVYMGKIDMARQRPNVERMRLLGAKVVPATSGSQTLKDATNEAMRHWINHPTDTHYIIGSVVGPHPYPDMVARFQSVISEEMKAQLLEKTGSENPDYVIACVGGGSNAMGAFYHYLDRPEVRLIAVEAAGKGVDTGESAATTQLGKPGVLHGSKTILMQTSDGQVVEPYSISAGLDYPGIGPAHAHLFASGRAEFMSVTDRDAMEAGRLLCRTEGIIPAIESSHALAVFEQRKFAPDDVVVLNLSGRGDKDLQTYIDYEFE; this comes from the coding sequence ATGAATTACCAGGTAGATACACGCGGATATTATGGAGATTTTGGCGGGGCCTTTATCCCTGAAATTCTTTATCCCAACATTGAAGAACTAAAAGCTAAGTATTTAGATATTATGCAAAGCCCCGATTTTCTGGCTGAGTTTGACAGCTTGCTTAAAGACTATGTAGGGCGTCCCACACCCTTGTACTTTGCCAAAAGAATGTCGGAAAAGTACCAGACCAAGGTATACCTCAAACGAGAGGATTTGAACCACACAGGAGCACATAAGATTAACAATACCATTGGACAAATTTTGCTGGCTAAACGCTTGGGCAAACAAAAAATTATCGCTGAAACTGGTGCAGGTCAACACGGAGTTGCTACAGCTACTGTGTGTGCCCTTATGGACATAGAGTGCATTGTATATATGGGTAAAATAGATATGGCACGCCAACGCCCCAACGTAGAACGCATGCGTTTGTTGGGGGCTAAAGTAGTACCCGCCACCAGTGGTAGCCAAACCTTGAAAGACGCTACTAACGAGGCAATGCGTCACTGGATAAATCACCCCACCGATACACATTACATTATTGGTTCGGTGGTGGGGCCTCACCCCTACCCCGATATGGTGGCAAGGTTTCAATCGGTCATCAGTGAAGAAATGAAAGCGCAACTGCTAGAGAAAACCGGGTCGGAAAACCCTGATTATGTCATCGCCTGTGTAGGTGGTGGCAGCAACGCAATGGGGGCTTTTTATCATTATTTAGACCGCCCCGAAGTGCGCTTGATAGCAGTGGAAGCTGCCGGAAAGGGAGTAGACACGGGCGAGTCGGCAGCCACTACCCAATTGGGCAAGCCTGGAGTGTTGCACGGGAGCAAAACCATATTAATGCAAACCTCTGATGGGCAAGTAGTAGAGCCCTATTCCATTTCTGCCGGGCTCGATTACCCTGGTATAGGACCCGCTCATGCCCATTTGTTTGCCAGCGGACGAGCAGAGTTTATGAGTGTAACCGACCGTGACGCGATGGAAGCGGGGAGGCTGCTTTGCCGCACCGAAGGCATCATTCCAGCTATAGAGTCATCACACGCGTTGGCGGTATTCGAACAACGAAAGTTTGCCCCTGATGATGTGGTGGTGTTAAACTTGTCGGGCAGAGGCGATAAAGATTTGCAGACTTACATTGATTATGAGTTTGAATAG
- a CDS encoding phosphoribosylanthranilate isomerase produces MLLKVCGMRDAANIVEVLEVAPDYLGLIFFEKSARFVGHDFELPPDLLASTPKKVGVFVNHTLAQVVEKVNKYGLALAQLHGDESPVFCQQLKDALPQLQVVKVFRVANDFDFAQLKPYKPFCDFFLFDTKGKDYGGNGVVFNWNILKQYDNELPLFMSGGLSLYNIQELQDFVTAHKLRVHAIDVNSKFEKSPALKDVEKLKELRRRLQNTPTQNTEKQ; encoded by the coding sequence ATGCTACTAAAAGTTTGTGGAATGCGTGACGCTGCCAACATTGTCGAGGTACTAGAGGTGGCACCTGATTATTTGGGATTGATTTTTTTTGAAAAATCAGCCCGTTTTGTAGGACACGATTTTGAACTGCCTCCCGATTTATTGGCAAGTACCCCCAAAAAAGTAGGCGTTTTTGTGAACCATACTTTGGCACAAGTGGTAGAGAAGGTAAATAAATATGGGTTGGCTTTGGCTCAATTGCACGGTGACGAGTCGCCAGTGTTTTGTCAACAGCTTAAAGATGCTTTGCCTCAGTTGCAAGTGGTAAAGGTGTTCAGAGTTGCCAACGATTTTGACTTTGCCCAACTTAAGCCATATAAACCTTTTTGTGACTTCTTTCTGTTTGACACCAAAGGCAAAGACTACGGGGGCAACGGGGTGGTGTTTAATTGGAATATACTGAAACAGTATGACAATGAGCTACCCTTGTTTATGAGTGGAGGGTTGAGCCTATACAATATTCAAGAGCTACAAGATTTTGTGACAGCCCACAAGCTTCGTGTACACGCTATAGATGTAAATAGTAAGTTTGAAAAATCCCCGGCTTTGAAAGACGTAGAAAAACTGAAAGAGCTACGCCGTCGATTGCAAAATACCCCCACACAAAATACTGAAAAACAATAA